The Falco naumanni isolate bFalNau1 chromosome 14, bFalNau1.pat, whole genome shotgun sequence genome includes a window with the following:
- the LOC121097585 gene encoding cis-aconitate decarboxylase-like — protein MVPNWILLLMVARSAPEETVTSSFASFIHAVQPEHLSKTVRDRSKRMILDSIGVGLVGSTTHVFDIALQYCRELYSSVAVSSVYGKPGVKLSPTLAAFTNGVATHSMDFDDTWHPATHPSGAVLPALLAASQMLPPSTKPNGMDFLLAFNVGLEVQGRLMHFSTEAHNIPKRFHPPSVVGTLGSAAATAKLLALSTAQCAHALGIAASLAGAPMANAATQAKPLHIGNATRLGFEAALLAARGMEANPLILDDIPGCSGFSAFYSVYQPKPLSTPSDHHEFLLEKQDIAFKRFPAHLGMHWVVDAALSVRNLFINYAGSFSPSLIRTIVLKIPVSKYINRPFPSSEHQARHSFQFNACTALLDGEVGLSSFTESSIHRQELRELLDKVVVEHPEDNVANFDKMYGEVALLLHSGDVLTGKCDTFYGHWRKPLSKESLLKKFRSNASHVLQEEKIETIITMVDNLENLSDSSQLACSL, from the exons ATGGTCCCAAACTGGATATTGCTGCTCA TGGTGGCCAGGAGTGCTCCAGAGGAGACCGTGACCAGCAGCTTTGCCTCCTTCATCCATGCAGTTCAACCTGAGCACTTGTCTAAGACTGTCCGTGACCGGAGCAAGAGGATGATCCTTGATAGCATTGGGGTTGGCCTTGTGGGCAGCACGACGCATGTGTTCGATATAGCTCTGCAGTACTGCCGG GAGCTGTACTCTTCAGTTGCCGTGAGCTCTGTCTATGGCAAGCCAGGTGTAAAGCTCTCTCCCACGCTGGCTGCGTTCACCAATGGAGTTGCG ACTCACTCCATGGACTTCGATGACACCTGGCACCCTGCTACTCACCCATCAGGGGCTGTTCTGCCGGCTCTTCTGGCAGCTTCCCAGATGCTACCTCCAAGCACCAAACCCAATGGCATGGATTTCCTGCTGGCATTTAATGTGGGCCTGGAAGTGCAAGGAAGGCTCATGCATTTCTCCACTGAGGCTCACAACATTCCAAAAAG GTTCCACCCTCCCTCGGTGGTCGGTACCTTGGGCAGTGCTGCGGCCACTGCAAAACTGCTTGCCCTCAGCACAGCCCAGTGCGCACATGCTTTGGGCATTGCTGCATCGCTTGCCGGGGCGCCCATGGCAAACGCTGCCACCCAAGCCAAGCCATTGCATATCGGAAACGCCACCCGCCTGGGCTTcgaagcagcactgctggccgCTCGAGGGATGGAGGCTAACCCCTTAATTCTGGATGATATCCCTGGTTGCTCTGGGTTCAGTGCTTTCTACAGTGTCTATCAACCCAAACCACTGTCCACACCAAGCGATCATCATGAGTTCCTCTTGGAGAAGCAGGATATTGCTTTCAAGCGATTCCCAGCCCACCTGGGGATGCATTGGGTGGTGGATGCTGCCTTGTCTGTCCGGAATCTCTTCATCAACTATGCAGGgtccttctctccttctttgATCCGCACCATTGTGCTGAAGATCCCAGTGTCGAAGTACATCAATCGGCCTTTCCCCAGCTCTGAACACCAGGCTAGACACTCCTTCCAGTTCAATGCCTGTACTGCCCTATTGGATGGCGAAGTAGGTCTCAGCTCCTTCACAGAGAGCAGCATCCACCGGCAGGAGCTAAGGGAGCTGCTGGACAAAGTGGTGGTGGAGCACCCTGAAGATAATGTGGCCAACTTTGACAAGATGTACGGAGAGGTGGCACTGCTCCTGCACAGCGGGGATGTCCTGACAGGCAAATGTGACACCTTCTATGGGCACTGGAGGAAGCCTCTGAGCAAAGAATCGCTCCTGAAAAAGTTTCGATCCAACGCTTCTCATGtgcttcaagaagaaaaaatagaaaccaTCATCACTATGGTGGACAACCTGGAGAATCTGTCAGATAGTTCCCAGCTGGCCTGCAGCCTGTGA